The region GAAGACGACCTTTATTTGAGAAAGAGAGTGAGGATGAGAAGGTGGTTGTGTTGCACCTGTCAAGTAGAGGAGTCCTACCCATCAAATGAAACAGAGCACCTTAAGAACCCTCCGAGTCATGCTGATGGTACACTATTGCATTTTTATGCTGTGAAAACCAAATTGTTTATCTCCTCCTTGTTTTCTGTAGATGAGTCTTTGGCTCATCCATGCTAGCTGATTGAAGTGATAATTTGTCATTGCATCCCCATCACATACTAGTGTACAAATTTTGTGATGCTTTGAAGTTAAATAATTATCCAATGTTGTCATTCTGTGAGCATAGCCTTTAAGGTATTAAAAGCACTGAGTTTCTCTGAGTAATATCTGTTTGGGCTCTCTCTATAAGGTATTAAAAGCAGAAATTGTGTTGTAACCTTGCAGGAACATCTCCTAGTGGCTCTATTTTAACTTTCTAGTTTATGACTGACAGTGTCTTAGATGAAACTTGTGATTatgaaaagtaaagaaaaaaaagctcAACGTTACCAATTTAATAAAAGAGGAAGGAAAAAGCCCAATGAATATTCCTAACATTTTTGCTGCATAACTAACTAgaagctttttctttttcacttttaaacTTTCGGCAATGAACTCTCAGATGTTCATTTAGACCAAtcgaaaagaaaataagtatgATCATTTTCCTTCAGTTGTGTACATTTATCTGCATGCCACATTGAATCTATTGATTCGGATCATTTTAGGACAATATTATTTATGTCATCTTTGACAGTGCTAACTTTCTCGTGCTTCTTAAACAAGTCTCAGTTAACTAATCTTCTTCTTTGGTATCTGGTACCAGGATATCAGAAAGGGTCAAGAGTATCAGATCCCGTCAAGGCTGAAGCAATACCAACTATAGAGGTCCCAGCGCTGTCTTTGGATGAACTGAAAGAGGAAACtgaaaattttggatcaaaagCATTAATTGGCGAAGGATCTTACGGGAGAGTTTACTATGCTAATCTAAGCAATGGCAAAGCTGTTGCCGTGAAAAAGCTTGATGTTTCATCCGAGCCTGAGACAAATGTTGACTTCTTGACTCAGGTAGGTGTCTTTCTTACGTAATTCTTTTTGGCTGCTCCATCTATTGCTGTGATACTTGTAATTATATCCCTCTGATGTATGTTTCCTGTTTCATCTTAAGGTTGCTAGAGTTTCAAGATTGAAGCATGACAATCTTGTCGAGTTGCTTGGTTACTGCATCGAAGGAAACATTCGTGTATTAGCTTATGAGTTTGCAACGATGGGGTCCTTGCATGATATTTTGCATGGTATGGAAACTTTTTAAGTCGTCGAATGAGATGGAAAATTATTAGCTTGATACAGGGGTTTCAATAGGGGTTTGGGCGGATCAAAATGGGCTGAGTTAATACCTAGGCGGATTACTTAGGATGAAATGGGTTGGGAAAAATGGGCTTAAAAGCCAGTCATAACCCAACCCCCGttcaattcttactaagttttaatttctttgtttgataAAACTACTTTTTCCTTTATTAttgctatatataacatatcagatagaaaatgactttttgaaaatattttgacgaGATTTCTCATGGGTCAATTTTGAGCTAGATATCAGCCCATTTTTTGATGCGCTGAAACAGGTTGAGCTAATAAATGGGCGGGTCACTGACTAACCCAAACTTGGGCAAGTTGGGCGGGTCATGTTTTCACCATCTAATTTTGCACCTCTAGCTTGATATATAATATGTTCTTTCTGTATTGTGTATGTGTTTACAGGAAGGAAAGGAGTACAAGGGGCACAGCCTGGCCCAACACTTGAATGGGTGCAACGGGTAAAGATTGCTGTTGATGCTGCAAGGGGCCTCGAGTATTTGCATGAGAAGGTCCAACCTTCAATAATACACAGGGATATCAGATCAAGCAATGTCCTCCTCTTTGAAGACTACAAAGCAAAGATTGCAGATTTTAACCTATCAAATCAGGCTCCTGACATGGCTGCTCGTCTTCATTCTACTCGAGTTTTAGGAACATTTGGCTATCATGCACCAGAGTAGTGTCTCTCGCCTTTCTCTTCTTCGACTAAGCTTTGTTTTGTTCAATCTGTTATTCTGTTTCTCCTCAAATATTTTACACTTGGTTGTGTGCTTTTTGAGTTATTCTGAACTCTTTGCTTCAAACATATTGCTGAATCTGATTTTCTATCTAGCTGCTAGATTAACTTCCTTTTGGTCTGATACATTTTGAACTCGGAAAGAATTCAAGTATAGAAGTGAGGAAAATGAAGCTACTAGGAATGGGTGAATGTTGATGATAGGTTATCTAAATGATTATATAGTAACATTGAGGGTGTgattggtatgaaggaaaatgttttcctagaaaataagtGGGTTAAACATTTTCTGctgtttggtaagtaagcaGAAAATATTGTCCCAAAATCATTTTATATAATCTAGGCAAACACTATTGGGTGGGTGGGTGGATGTGGACCCTACTTCCCATagattttgaccaaccaaacatgggaaaattggaaacattttctggaaaatgttttcctactTTGCCAAACATACCTTGAATCTTGTTACCATTTTAAAATAATGTAGTAACAATGAGTCTCTGATGCATCTAACTGAAGTTCAGAATGTGTAGTGCTGTAGGACAATTTTCTAGGCtgaaaaaagtatatttttatgtAAGGGAGCTCCTGATGTAAAGCATTTTTGCTGGAAATTATTGATGAATGCTGCTGAAAGTTTTCTAGAATAAGGGCCTGATGAGACGAAGAATCAgcaagaaaaatgaaggttttAGCCACCGAAACGATATATGTAGTTGCTAATGACACTGTAGTATATGCATCAGATTTTCGGGGTTTCTCCATTTTTTGTGACCTAAGAGTCGGGGAAGCAAAGATTTAAATGATTAAAGGTGCTTCTTCCCTTCTGGGTAAAAAGCTAAATACGACTCAAAAGGGCCAAAGCTACTTTGGAATTAAGTTTTGACTATTAAGTATAAGGCGGAGAGGCTTTCTTGGAAGTTTGAAAAGCCCATCTTTGCTATCACTGTACTTTGTTTTCCCTTATTCATTGTGGATTGGATCGTTTAGTTGACGTCTTCCAAGAGATAATTTGCCACTAAAGTTAGCTTGCTATGGTAAGGGAGCTTGGTTTTTAAGGGCCATATCTTTAGTAGTTGGATCTGTTGGATGGCAAAAATAACTACTACTTGAGTCAATGGGGATATTGCTTATGCTTTTCCCGCAATGCTACTAACCATTATAGTACATGGGGCCTTTTTATAAAATGTACGTGGGTTAGCCATATGATGTTCCTTTACATGCTACTTCTATTTACTGCTATAAATTATCGTAACTACCAGTTCTCTACTCAAGGCTTTGTGTTCTCGCAAATGACCAAATGTCGAAGCTTTTGAATAAAGGTAGTTTTATTTTCTATGGGTGATTCTAGTTGACGATTAATTATGTCTTTAAGCTCTTTTTACAAAGTTAGATAACAAAGTTGTGAGAATCTCAATTACTGGAGTTGTACTTTTAGCTGGTTGTGCCATTTTCTGTTTAACCTGTTGGCATCTCTGTCTCCCGCCTTAGTCCTTTATTGTTGTAAAAAAATGCTTCAAGAATCTAACCCAAGTATCCTGAAATTAATTACAGATACGCTATGACTGGACAACTTACACAGAAGAGTGATGTGTATAGCTTTGGAGTGGTCTTGCTTGAActtttgactggaagaaaacCTGTTGATCATACAATGCCTCGAGGGCAACAGAGCCTGGTTACTTGGGTGAGCACTGCTTCCTACTCAACTTACCAGAaacattcttttcatttttttccccttatatGCTCTCCTCCTCCTCCATTTGCTCTGTTACACATTTATATTCTATTTGTTGATGTATATTTACTTAAATTTGTTGTAGGCTACCCCGAGACTGAGTGAAGATAAAGTCCAGCAATGTGTCGATCCAAAGCTGAAAGGATGTCCTCCAAAAGCAGTGGCTAAGGTCTCTTCTCCCCTTCTCCTATATTGCTTTGTCTATCTTCCCAGTTTCCCACCTCCACCTCAGtcgcaacacaacaacaataatgccTCAATCCTAAGCAAGTTGTAGTTATATAAATTCTCACTTAATATGTCACTCCACTTAAACTCATCTCAGATGTTGCTTGAACTCTTCAATAATGCCGTCGGAtgtgtgtcggatcctccaaaataCACTTCTTTTGGAGTAACCAACAAGGGTGCgacaacatttttggagagtcccaACAACATAAATCTCAAGCCAATTTTATTACAAATGAAATAGATAAGCATTCGAAGTTTTGTATTTTCTACCAGTTTATAAATGCTTGACATGACTAAAAGCTGCCTAGTAAACACAGGACCACTACATTATATATACTAACATGACTAAAACATGATCCCAGTTAATTGATATTGCCTATATAGATCTCTTTCTTCCATTGTGCCCTATATCTCTCTAGGTTCGCATGTATTCTAAGATATATTAGGTCCTTCACGACAAGCTTCATTCCATGTGATGTCTACTTTGTCCCCCTTTAACACCTTCATCCAGTAGCTGCTAGATAATCGCaacaaaatttcttttaatttcggGTTGGTGATTGTCTTTTTTGCTCAAATTCAGATGGCAGCCGTGGCAGCACTGTGTGTGCAATACGAGGCTGAATTCCGTCCAAATATGAGTATAGTTGTCAAAGCTCTTCAACCACTGCTGAAGGTTCCTGCTGCACCTGCTCCAGAAATATAGGGAGCCTATTTTCGCTTGCTTGTTTTGGAATTTCTACTGCTAATTTGCACTGTTTTGTGGTATATCATGCCAAGATTTCATTTGTTGATAGAAACAAAAACAAGACTTCAAAATTTTCCCCATATTTGAAACTGGTGTGTAGGGTTGATTGCTTAACTTACATGGTGAGATTGTTGAGGATTTCCCTGAGAACTGAGGGGTGTCTATAATTTTTCTCTAAAAGAACACCTGGGGTCTGTCCTATCAATTTGTTCATTATATTTGTACTTAAtggtgttgtattatatttatgATTTATACTATAAACAGATTGGACCTCAAATTTGGCACTTCATCATTCCTTTTGTTGCACCTGATTTTTGGGAGATAAATAAATCTAATATGTGAATTTGTTTTTTAGAGGAACAAAAAATGTAGATGGATAACTAGAACATTGACAAAGTAATTTAGTGGTAAAGGGCAGCGCTTCAAGTGACTTGTTAGGGGAGTCAAAGAGCAAAGAAACGGGAGAATTGGATTTTTGGTTCTTTACAAACTTTAtttagttttatgatatttttacaagagatttttattttttacacataagagatttgaaaaagtcatttttttctattcaaattataaGGAGGCAAGAGATCCTATTTTCACAATCCTATGTCCAAGGCATGTGTGACGTGGACACTGCCTCAATGGTAGAGTTTTTTCTTTTACCACTATAAACTATAGTACTATTTGAGCATCATCTGCGGATTTTTttacaagaaaatgaaatctCTTGACCTCTTATAatttaaatagaagaaaatgaactttttcaaatctcttatgtGAGTTTTTCAAATCTGTTACGTATAAAAATGAAATCTCTTGTAAAAGGttcacaaaattaaaaaaaaaataaaaaaattaagggctaaatatCGAAAATTATTACTTCGTAGACAGGCTTCCTTATATTCTCAACCCAGTTCTATATTTACGTTGAAGCCAAAGCATTGGATGTTTTGTAACACAAGAATTCATGCCAAGTTAGAATAATAATTCTAAGAGTGTTTTGACCAAATTGATCAAACTTCTCAAATCGTGGACTTCTTTTGCCGTTATCgatttgttttttttactttggaaaaattttaaaaatatcgCCTCAAACTTATCAAAAatccctctcatccttaaagttttcaaatatactttTAGCGGAAATTATCCCGAAATTTTCCATCATTTACCTACCCGTTAAATAATTACCCATAAGAttcccttattcccccaatacgtaggtttgaagtttgagggaattagGGAATAATGGAGTCttgtgggttattatttagttagttagtttaaatgatggagtgcgtttttaaaaaatgatttcgggttattttgggggggataattttcataaaatattttctagggggtatttttgacccaaaataagttcggaggatatttttagccctttttccaaagtagaggggtatttttgacccttttccctttgtTTTTTCCGCCTCTTATGCAATAACTTCGAACATACTTTTCTCCAACACATGCTCTAGCTAGGACCGTTCAATACTCATGTGGTATTTGTACTATTACTTCGTATTTGACggtaatatgattttatatagtcaatataaaatattttctacatAAAGAGgcaaaaaatgaatatttttattaattaaagatTACACAAAGAACAAAAGCAAAATTTATCAATAAACTTGAAAGACCAAAAGTGCTACTCCAAATTTATGTGATGTAGTTTaactgggcacggagtttaagaaataaaggaaaattcttaaatcttgtggtttaaaacaagTCAAAGATACTTGTGTGGTTAAAAATCagaaaatgtgtcattcttttttaggcTGACTAAAAAAAAGTGTGTCATATATATTAGGACATATGGAATATTATCGAAGACCGGATTTAGGGCTCATTTGGTACACGGATTAAATTATCCCAGGCTTATAACCCCAGGATTATAATTTCGGGACTAATTAATCCCATCTGGGAGATggaataaaataatcccaaggtTACTGGGATAAGGTGGGGTATCCCATCCTTAAGATTGTGCTTcattttataatttgtttggtagaaagtataaatttataccttttacCAAACATGGGATAAAACTACTATCAAAATTAATATTgagatatcccagcttataccaaAATTGGGGGTCGTTTTGTACATAGTCTAAGTTGGGATATTCTAGCACTAACTTTGATATTAATTTTGTATCATATTTGGTAAAAGGAGATAATTTTATACGTTCTACCAAATAAAGTACAAAATGAAGCATAATCTTAAGGATCCAATATCACACCTTATGGCATGTACCAAACGACCCTCTACGTACCGGGTTGTGACTTGGGCTCTGATTCTTAATGGGCCTAATAAACTGTATACAACAGTTGCcctattattatatatataatgtcaaCAACCTTACCAATTTAGTTTCTTCTCTCATTCACTGTATAGTTATCTCTTCAAGCTTCAGATCTTGGTGAGTTCTCTCTCGATTTAACATTGTTTACGAATTCaattttactttgttttatATAGTCATTGGTTTGGGTCAGATAGAAATGAAGAGTTGAACTCATTTCTCACATATATCattgttgttttcttgtgattttttaCATGTTAATATACGCGTTTCTCGTTTAATTTGAGCTAGAATGGACCTAAACAAAGACCcctagttgattgattgatgaAAGATTTGTTCTTTGTTTGATTTGACCCAAATAGagcaacaacatacccactaggtggggtctggggagggtagagtgtacgcagaggcggatccagtatttaaattttatgggttcaatctatagatttttagcattgaacccattatatttttaaatttaggggttcatatctactatttattgcaattttaataattttttacacataaatttaggcTCCGCGTCTGAAGTTTGGGGTTCAGTTGAACCCCAACCTTATAGGCTACATACGCCTCTgagtgtacgtagaccttacccctacctggTGACGGGTAGGGAagctgtttctgatagaccctccgGCTTTTTCAAGGAGATGAAAAAGCATCAGTAGTaataaacattaataataagcAGTAATAGCAGCAAAATAATAAGATAACAGAGTGAAAGAGCAAAATGAGTACATAAGGTTTATTCtgtaacacaaaaaaaaaaaaaaattgttacttGGATTGTCAATACCGTGTTTGCTAATATATCTGATTATCCACTGTTCCTTGTGATTTTAGCTAGTTAAATATGTgtgtttttgtttgattttgggATCAAGTGGTATGGAGTAGCTACAAAGAACATATAGCTGACACCCATTTTCACATTTAGTTGTTTCTGGTGATTTAATATATGTTTTTTCGTTTAATTTGCACTATAATAGACAGATGTAGCTACAGAGGAACTCCAATTGTCTTCATTGGAACACAGAGGCCTAGTTGatttattgatgaaatatttGTTCTTTGTTTGATTTGGCCTTAATAGAGCGAAATGTATATAGAGGTTTTGTATAGTCATTGGTTTTGCTCAGATAGAAATGAGTAGTTTCAGAGTACCCAATTTTTTGCTATATTATTGTTTACAAGTTAAACATATGTTCTTCGTCTAATTTGGGGCTGAATAGACCTAAATGGTTACAGATTAATAAAATTTaagagagaaaattggacacCACCGTTAATTAAGAGCAAATTTAAATCATTCTTTCAACCTTTTTTTGTTGCATCATCTTTTAAAACCAACACAAATGAAGAAGGATAACATAGATGGAGAGTTTACCTTAATTTCCCTCGTTGTTAATCCATGTTTAGTGAGTTTTAGTTGGCTAATCAGTGATCCAAGTATAAATTTTAGACACCCAATTGTAGTTGCTGAAATATGCAACATGATATTAATTTGTTGAGACGTGTTGATGTGATGCTGTATTCTTTTACTATTGCAgtaagagttgcattataatcAAGCAATGGCTGTTGCATTCCACAACCTTAACTCTGCTTCTGGGCTCAAGAAGCTTGATGAGTACCTCTTGACTCGCAGTTACATCTCTGGGTGAGTTACTCTTGTGACTTTTATTGCTAAGAAGATGTACCCTCTGAAGGTGTTTTAATTCAAATGCTGATATTTATTGTGTAATCCATGTGTCAGGTACCAAGCCTCAAAGGATGATATCACTGTGTATTCATCTCTGGCAAAGGCCCCATCAGTTGAATATGTTAATGCATCTAGGTGGTATAAGCACATTGATGCACTTCTGAGAATCTCGTAAGTTCAAGAGCTTATTAACTTTGTATTTTCCTGTAACATGTTGACTATATCAATTGTATTTTTAGGGGTTCTTTGGTTCATGTGATAAGTTGGGATATCCTAGGATTAAGTTTGGGATTATACCTTcaaccaaacaaagtataaatttaATACCAAACTTAGTCCTGGATATCCCGTCAAACTTGGTGTTATGTTATTCCACCTCTCaggtgggataaattagtccaagGATtacaatcccgggataacttgGTCTGCGAACCAAATGACCCTTAGTTTTTTTGCCTTGTGATTGGCGAATTGCTTGAATTTCCTTGTGATACCTGATTTGACTGAATATCATAATCTTGCAGTGGTGTATCTGGTGAAGGCGTTGGTGTTACTGTAGAGGGGTCTGCACCAATCACTGAGGAGGCTGTGGCAACTCCCCCTGCTGCTGATGCTAAGGTGTGATATTCTTTCCTATCTGTTCTGAATTGATATTTAGTTCATGTGGCCTTCTGATTCTTTTTGCTGCTGTTTGGATTGCATCACAGAgtgaattttctttttgtgaTCATCAGTCCCCTTATAGCTTCTAGTACAGCAATGCCACGTGAAACTGTGAATTGACTGTGGCAAGTTAAATAATcttctttcctttgtttatctgGACTCTAGGCGTCAGCtgctgaagaagaagatgatgatgacgtTGACCTATTTGGTGAGGAAACTGAAGAGGAAAAGAAGGCTGCTGAAGAACGTGCTGCAGCAGTGAAGGCTTCAGGGAAGAAGAAGGAGTGTAAGTTTGAATGTCCCGACTAAGAGTTTCAAGAACTTTTTTGACTTA is a window of Lycium ferocissimum isolate CSIRO_LF1 chromosome 12, AGI_CSIRO_Lferr_CH_V1, whole genome shotgun sequence DNA encoding:
- the LOC132040765 gene encoding PTI1-like tyrosine-protein kinase 1 isoform X1: MDDNYHRQGLVAHAPPPGYFSRLENRRAEDDLYLRKRVRMRRWLCCTCQVEESYPSNETEHLKNPPSHADGYQKGSRVSDPVKAEAIPTIEVPALSLDELKEETENFGSKALIGEGSYGRVYYANLSNGKAVAVKKLDVSSEPETNVDFLTQVARVSRLKHDNLVELLGYCIEGNIRVLAYEFATMGSLHDILHGRKGVQGAQPGPTLEWVQRVKIAVDAARGLEYLHEKVQPSIIHRDIRSSNVLLFEDYKAKIADFNLSNQAPDMAARLHSTRVLGTFGYHAPEYAMTGQLTQKSDVYSFGVVLLELLTGRKPVDHTMPRGQQSLVTWATPRLSEDKVQQCVDPKLKGCPPKAVAKMAAVAALCVQYEAEFRPNMSIVVKALQPLLKVPAAPAPEI
- the LOC132040765 gene encoding PTI1-like tyrosine-protein kinase 3 isoform X2, translated to MRRWLCCTCQVEESYPSNETEHLKNPPSHADGYQKGSRVSDPVKAEAIPTIEVPALSLDELKEETENFGSKALIGEGSYGRVYYANLSNGKAVAVKKLDVSSEPETNVDFLTQVARVSRLKHDNLVELLGYCIEGNIRVLAYEFATMGSLHDILHGRKGVQGAQPGPTLEWVQRVKIAVDAARGLEYLHEKVQPSIIHRDIRSSNVLLFEDYKAKIADFNLSNQAPDMAARLHSTRVLGTFGYHAPEYAMTGQLTQKSDVYSFGVVLLELLTGRKPVDHTMPRGQQSLVTWATPRLSEDKVQQCVDPKLKGCPPKAVAKMAAVAALCVQYEAEFRPNMSIVVKALQPLLKVPAAPAPEI
- the LOC132040250 gene encoding elongation factor 1-delta 1-like isoform X2, with amino-acid sequence MAVAFHNLNSASGLKKLDEYLLTRSYISGYQASKDDITVYSSLAKAPSVEYVNASRWYKHIDALLRISGVSGEGVGVTVEGSAPITEEAVATPPAADAKASAAEEEDDDDVDLFGEETEEEKKAAEERAAAVKASGKKKESGKSSVLLDVKPWDDETDMKKLEEAVRSVQLEGLTYGASKLVPVGYGIKKLQIMLTIVDDLVSVDDLIENYLTVEPINEYVQSCDIVAFNKI
- the LOC132040250 gene encoding elongation factor 1-delta 1-like isoform X1, producing the protein MAVAFHNLNSASGLKKLDEYLLTRSYISGYQASKDDITVYSSLAKAPSVEYVNASRWYKHIDALLRISGVSGEGVGVTVEGSAPITEEAVATPPAADAKASAAEEEDDDDVDLFGEETEEEKKAAEERAAAVKASGKKKESGKSSVLLDVKPWDDETDMKKLEEAVRSVQLEGLTYGASKLVPVGYGIKKLQIMLTIVDDLVSVDDLIENYLTVEPINEYVQSCDIVAFNKICKY